ATCGACCTCCCGCAGGTCGTCGACCTCGTCGCGAACCCCCGCGGCCGCGACTTCCTGGAGCGCGACGTGCGCAACCTCGCGGGCTGGTTCCAGGCCCGTGGCCTGCCGGAACGCGTCACGAACGTCGAGGATCTCGTGGCGGAGCTGGCCTACGCCGGAGGGGTGGGCTGACCTGTCGGCGGTACTGTGGGTGGCGTCGCAAAACTGGGCCATTCGGCTGTGACATCGACTGTGGCCCAGGACACGACTGCGACGCCGCCCACAACCGGACACCTGGGTGTGAAGCAGAAGCCCTGACTCCGGTACAGTGAACACAGACCGCAACCGGCGGCGTGGATGAGTTGGTGTCCGTCGCCTCCAAAGCCCACTGACGGGCTCGCGGTGAAATCCGAAGCATTTCCATCGGCGCTCGATGGCGGGAACTCCTGAGTGCGCCGGGTCCGTCCCTGTGAAAGCCCATTGCACACCATCTTGCCCTGCCTGCGAGCGGGCAGCCCGGGCCTCCTTGTGACGTGCCACGTCCGAGAGGCATAAGTGACAGTCACGTTCAACTCCGGCCATTCCGCTGCGTCGTCCCACTCGGGGCCGGGCCGCGGGGACCGTCCCGACCGCAAGCCGCGGCAGCGCCCGGCTCGCGAGGATTTCCTGCGCGACGACGCCGTCGAGACGGTGGCCACCAAGACCTTCGCTCAGCTCGGCCTGCCCGACGAGCTGCTGCGCGCGCTGGCGGAGGCCGGCATCAACTCGCCGTTCCCGATCCAGTCGGCGACGATCCCCGACGCGCTCGCGGGCCGCGACGTGCTGGGCCGCGCCCAGACCGGTTCCGGCAAGACGCTGGCGTTCGGCCTGGCCATCCTGGCCCGGCTCAACGGCGGCAAGGCCCGCCCGAAGCACCCGCGCGCGCTCGTGCTGGTGCCGACCCGCGAGCTGGCCATGCAGGTGGCCGACTCGCTGACCCCGCTCGCCAAGTCGCTCGGCCTGTGGTGCCGCACGGCCGTGGGCGGCATGGCCTTCACCCGTCAGGCCGACGCGCTCTCGCGTGGCGTCGACCTGCTCATCGCCACCCCGGGCCGGTTGTCGGACCACGTCCGGCAGGGCACCGCGTCGCTGAGCGACTGCAACTTCATCGCGCTCGACGAGGCCGACCAGATGGCCGACATGGGCTTCATGCCGCAGGTGCGGGAGATCCTCGACCTCACCCCGCCGCGCGGCCAGCGGCTGCTGTTCTCGGCGACGCTCGACGGTGACGTCAACAAGCTGGTGAAGCAGTACCTCGCCGACCCGGTCACGCATTCGGTCGCGCCGTCGACCGCGAGCGTCGACACCATGGACCACCACGTGCTCCAGGTTTCGCACCAGGACAAGCAGGACATCGTCACGCAGATCGGCGCCCGAGAGGGCCGCACGATCATGTTCGTGCGCACCAAGCACCACGTCGACCGCCTCACCGAGCGGCTGCGTGAGCAGGGCGTGCACGCGGCGGCGCTGCACGGTGGCAAGACCCAGGGGCAGCGCAACCGCGTGCTGGCCGACTTCAAGGAAGGCCACACCCCGGTGCTGGTCGCCACGGACGTCGCCGCGCGCGGCATCCACGTGGACGACATCTCCCTGGTGCTGCACGTGGACCCGGCCGCGGACCACAAGGACTACCTGCACCGCGCGGGCCGCACGGCGCGCGCCGGTGCGTCGGGTGTCGTCGTCACGCTGGTGACGCACGATCAGAAGCGCACCGTCCGCCGGATGACCGACCGGGCCGGCGTGCGCGCCGAGACCACGGTCGTCCGCCCGGGCGACGCCGAGCTCTCGCGCATCACGGGTGCGCAGGAGCCGAGCGGCGAGCCGGTGATCGAGCGTCGCCGCGAGTCGCCGCGGCGCGGCGGTGGCCGGGGCTTCGGCGGTGGCCGCGAGCGCGGTGAGCGCAGCTACGGCGAGAACCGCGACCGCGGTGGTTACGGTTCGCGCGAAGGCCGCCCGAGCTTCGGCGGCCGTGGGCGTCAGCCGCGGACCGGGTCCGGCAACGGTGCGGGCCGCCCGCAGCGCCCGAGTCGGCCGCAGCGCCGTGGTTACGACAGCTGAGTTTCCGTTCGAGGAAAAGCCCCGCCTTCGTGCGGGGCTTTTCCTTTGTGTGGCAGGGCCCACGCTTTCCCGCGTGAGGCGGGTGGGACACTGCGGGACGTGAACGCCATCCCGCAGCTGCCGCCCGAGAACGTCTTCGACTGGCTCGACACCGAGGCCGAGAAGCGCGCGGACGCGGGCCTGGTGCGACGGCTGCGGGCGCGGCCCGCGCAGGCGGACGAGCTTGACCTGGCCGGCAACGACTACCTCGGCCTGGCCCGCGACAAGCGCGTCGTCGGCGCCGCCGCGGCCGCCGCCATGCGCTGGGGCGCGGGCGCCACGGGCTCGCGGCTCGTGACGGGGTCGACCGAGCTGCACGCCGAGCTGGAGCTCGAGCTGGCCCGCTTCTGCGGCGCCCAGGCGGCGCTGGTGTTCTCCTCGGGCTTCGCCGCGAACCTCGGCGCGGTGACGGCGCTGTCCGGCGCCGAGTCGGCGATCGTCACGGACAAGTACATCCACGCGTCGCTCATCGAGGGCTGCCGCCTGTCGCGCGCCGACGTGGCGGCCGTGGCCCACGCGACGCCGTCGGCGATCCAGCACGCGCTGTCCACCCGCCGCAAGCCGCGCGCGCTCGTTGTCACGGACTCGGTGTTCTCCGTCGACGGCGACCTCGCCCCGCTGGGTGAGCTCGCGGAAATCTGCCGCGGCGCGGGTGCCGCCCTGCTCGTCGACGACGCCCACGGCTTCGGTGTCCTCGGCGAAGGTGGCCGCGGCGCCGTCCACGCGGCCGGCCTGTCGGCCTCGCCGGACGTCGTCACCACCGTCACCCTGTCCAAGTCCCTCGGCGCCCAGGGCGGCGCCGTCATCGGCCCGCGGCGTGTGATCAAGCACCTCGTGGACACGGCGCGGAGTTTCATCTTCGACACCGCCCTCGCACCCGCCAGCGTCGCCGCCGCCCTCACGGCGCTGAACGTGCTGAAGGCCGACCCGTCGCTGCCCACGAAGGTGACCGACAACGCCGGCAACATCGCCATGCAGCTCAAGGCGGCCGGCCTGCGCGCCAGCCTCCCGGACGCCGCGGTGATCTCGGTGCAGGCTCCGTCCGCCGAGGCCGCCGTCACGTGGGCCGAGTCCTGCGCCGACCAGGGCATCCGCGTCGGCTGCTTCCGCCCGCCATCCGTCCCGGACGGCATCTCGCGCCTGCGCCTCACCGCCCGCGCCGACCTCACCGAGGCGGACGTGGACCGCGCCGTGAAGGTCATCACCGCGACGGCTCCGCGAGGAGCTGCTGCTTAGGAGGCGGCAGGGTCCTTCGCCGGGCGGCGCATGGTGATGTGCGGGATGCCGTCGTCGAGGAACTCGTCGCCTTCGGGGATGAAGCCGAAGCGCGCGTACAGACGCTGGGCGTAGGTCTGCGCGTCCAGGACGAACTCACCCGAAGCGCCGGCCAGCGCGGCCTCCATCAGCGACGCCGCAAGGCCATGGCCGCGGGCTGAAGCGGCCGTGACGACGCGGCCGATGCGGGCGACGCCATCCGGATCGGCGAGGACGCGCAGGTACGCCGTGACCTCGCCGGCGGGGTCGGTGAACCACAGGTGCCGCGTCGACGGGAGCAGGTCACGCCCGTCGACGTCGCCGTAAGCGCATTCCTGCTCGACGACGAACACGTCGGCGCGCAGGCGGAGGATCGCGTAGAGCTGGGCGGCGGTGAGTTCGGGGCCGGTCGCGTGGTGCGGGGTCGTCACGACCCCTGCTTAACACAGCTCAGCCGAGGACCCGCCGCGGGGACAGCTCAGCCCAGGATCCGCGCCTGCGACTGCGCCGCGATGTCGTCGGCGTACGTCGAGACGCGGGTGTACACGCCGGGCTTGCCGGCCTTCGCGCAGCCGTCGCCGAAGGAGACGATGCCGATGAGAGTGTCGCCGACCACGAGGGGGCCGCCGGAGTCGCCCTGGCAGGCGTCGATACCGCCGTCCGGGTAGCCGGCGCAGACCATGCTCGACGGGTCGTACGTGTCGTACGCCGTCTTGCACGTGGAATCGCTGACCAGCGGCACGACGGCGCTGCGCAGGTAGTCGGAACGGTCGCCGCCGTCGGCGACGCGGCCCCAGCCGAGCACGGTGGCCTGGGTGCCGTCGGCGTACTCCGCGCGGTCGCTCGCCGCCGCGATCTTCGCCGGCCGGTACGGCAGCTGGCCGCGCACGCTCAACACCGCGACGTCGGCACCCTTAGTCGGGTCGGAGAAGTCCGGGTCGACCCACTCGCGCGACACGGTGAGCACCACGCCGTCGTTCGTGCGCTTGTCCTGGCGGCCCGCGACCACGCGAACGTTGTTGCTGGGCAACGCCGCGGCGCAGTGCGCGGCCGTCGCGACCGCCGTGGAGCTCACGATCACGGCGCCGCAGAACTGGTTCCCGTTCTGGTCGGCGAGATACACCGCGTACGGGTGGTCGGACAGCGTGGCCTCGTCGCCGCCGACGATCCGCGGCTGCGCGCCGGAGGGCGGCGTCGGAGCGTCCTGTGCCGACGCCGTGCTGACCGCGATCGGCACCGTCACCGCGGTCACGAGCAGGGCCCCGGCCGCGAGAAGGAGCGGACGACGGAACTTGGCGGGCATGCGATTCCCCTTCGGCAGAGCATTCGACCAAGGCATTCGACCAAGGCATTCGGCAGGACATTCGGCAAGGCAATTCGGCATGAGCGAGCAGCGGGATCGCGGCGCGTGAACGAGCAGCCGCGATTACCCTAAACGGAGCAGGCCCGAAATGGTGTCACTGGAACGGGTGGACTCAGCGCTCACGGAGCGCGTTTGATTGGCTGGTTCCATGCGACGGAGAGCGACGGCCGCGGCCGGCACCCTGATCACGTTCCTGCTGGTCGGCTGCAGCCCGCCGGCCCCGGCCGCGCTCTCGGTCGCGCCCGAACCACCGTCACCGAGCGCGACGAGCCGGACGAGCGCCCCACTCCCGACAACCCGGACAGCGACGAGCACACCGCCCGTCACCTGGCAGGTGGGTGCACGCCCGCTCCCCCGCCGTCCCGACGGCTTCGGCGAAATCCTCCCGACTCCACCCGAACTGGTGAACCGCGCCCTGCCGACGCGGGATTTCCTGCCGCCGCCGGCCGGCAGCGCCTACTCGTCGAAGATCGTCCCCGTCCCCGCCGACGTGCTCGCGCGCAGCACCTGGCAGGCCGCGTGCCCGGTGAAGTCGACGGACCTGCGGTACGTCACGCTCTCCTTCTGGGGCTTCGACGGCCGCGCCCACACCGGCGAGCTGCTCGTGAACCGCACCGGCGCGCAGGCCGTCGTCACGGCGTTCGGCCGGCTCTTCGCGGAACGGTTCCCGCTGGAGGAGATGCGCGTCACCAGCCCTGAGGAGCTCGACGCGCCACCCACCGGCGACGGCAACGACACGAGCGCCTTCGTCTGCCGTCCCGTCCGCGGGGAGACGAACTGGTCGGCCCACGCGTACGGGCTGGCCGTGGACGTGAACCCGTTCTGCAACCCGTACACGAAGGGACCGCTGGTGCTGCCCGAGCTGGCGTCGGCATACCTGGACCGCTCGCGCGTGCGGCCGGGCATGGTCGTCGCGGGCGGACCGGTCGTGCGCGACTTCGCCGCCGTCGGCTGGAGCTGGGGCGGCGCGTGGACCTCGCCGGTGGACCGGATGCACTTCACAGCCACGGGGCACTGACCGCGGGAACACCCAGTGGGGCCGCGCAGTTGACTAGGCTGGGGAACGCCCGTTCTGCAAGCTTCGGAGGAGACAGTGCCGCACTACGACTTGGTGGTTGTCGGAACGGGGTCGGGCAACTCGATCCTGGACGACCGCTTCACGCACCTCAAGACGGCGATCGTCGAGAAGGGGGCGTTCGGCGGCACCTGCCTGAACGTGGGCTGCATTCCCACCAAGATGTTCGTCTACACCGCCGACGTGGCCGCGACCCCGTCGCACAGCTCTCGATTCGGTGTGGACCAGGAGCTGAAGGGCGTGCGCTGGCCCGACGTGCGCGACCGCATCTTCGACCGCATCGACCCGATCTCGGTCGGCGGCGCGGAATACCGCAAGAGCCACGCGGACAACGACCACGTGGACGTCTACGCGGGCGAAGGCCGCTTCACCGGCATGAAGGAACTGCGCGTCTCCTACTCCGACGGGCGTCCCGACGACGTGCTCACGGCCGACCGGTTCGTGCTGGCCGCCGGTGGCCGCGCGGCCGTGCCGGACATCCCGGGCCTCGCCGAAGTCGGCTTCCACACCTCCGAGTCGATCATGCGGCTCGACGTCCTGCCGAAGCGCATGACCATCCTCGGCGGCGGGTACATCGCGGCGGAGTTCGCGCACGTCTTCGCGTCGTTCGACGTGGAGGTCACCGTGATCGTGCGCTCGGGCGCCATGCTGCGCAACGAGGACGAGGACGTGAGCTCGCGTTTCACCGAGCTGGCCGCCAAGCGGTTCGACGTGCGGCTCGACAGCATGGTGGTCAACGCGCGCCGCGAGAGCACCGGGATCAAGCTCGACCTCGAAGGTCCCGCGGGCACCGAGACGCTGGAAACGGACGCGATCCTGGTCGCCATCGGCCGGCTGCCCAACACCGACGTGCTCGACGTCGCCGCCACCGGCGTCACCACGATGGCCAGCGGCCACGCGATCGTGGACGACTACCAGGAGACGGTGGTCCCGGGCATCTACGCGCTGGGCGACATCTCGTCGCCGTACGAGCTGAAGCACGTGGCCAACCACGAAGCCCGGGTGGTGCAACACAATCTGCTGCACCCGGACGACCGCATCAAGGCCGACCACCGCTTCGTGCCGCACGCGGTCTTCACCTCCCCGCAGATCGCTTCGGTCGGCCTGACCGAGCAGGACGCGCGCGCTCGCGGTGTGTCCTACGTGGTGTCCAAACAGGACTACGCCGGCATCGCCTACGGCTGGGCCATGGAGGACACGACGGGCTTCGCCAAGCTCCTCGCCGACCCCGCCACCGGCCAGCTGCTCGGTGCCCACATCATCGGCCCGCAGGCCTCGTCGGTGATCCAGCCGCTCATCCAGGCCATGAGCTTCGGCCTCGACGCCCGCACCATGGCGCGCGGCCAGTACTGGATCCACCCGGCGATGCCGGAGCTGATCGAGAACGCGCTGCTGAACCTGCCGTTGAACTGAGCCCATGGCACGACAAAGGCCTCCCCGCGCGGGGAGGCCTTTGTCGTGTGCTCAGACGAACCGCGGCCGTCCGGCGAGGAATCCGACGGACATCTGCGCGCAGGTCACGGCGATGAGGACGATGAGCGAGACGGTCCAGCCGCCCGTGGCGTCGTGGAGGAGGCCGAAGACGAAGGGGCCTACGGCGGCGAGCAGGTAGCCGTATCCCTGGGCCATGCCGGACAGGCGCGCGGTGTCGGCGCCGGTGCGGGCGCGCAGGGCGATCACGGTGAGCGCGAGCGAGAAGACGCTCATGCCGATGCCGATCAGCACGCTCCACAGCAGCGGCGAGAACGCCGGGGCCACGAGCAGGCCGAGCATGCCGGCCACGCCGCACACGCCCATGCCGAAGATCCACCAGCTCTGGCTGCCCTGGCGCGCGGCGACGGGCGGGATCACGAGGCTGATCGGCACCGCGATCACGGAGATCAGGCCCAGCAGCAGGCCGGCGTCGCCCTTGCTGACGCCTGAGTCGATGAAGACCTGGGGAAGCCAGCCCATGACCACGTAGGCGATGAAGGACTGCAGGCCGAAGAAGATCGTGACGATCCAGGCGAGCGGGCTGCGCATCAGGGATCGCCCGCCGGCAGCGCTGGCGGCCGGCTTCG
The sequence above is a segment of the Amycolatopsis sp. 2-15 genome. Coding sequences within it:
- a CDS encoding DEAD/DEAH box helicase, which codes for MTVTFNSGHSAASSHSGPGRGDRPDRKPRQRPAREDFLRDDAVETVATKTFAQLGLPDELLRALAEAGINSPFPIQSATIPDALAGRDVLGRAQTGSGKTLAFGLAILARLNGGKARPKHPRALVLVPTRELAMQVADSLTPLAKSLGLWCRTAVGGMAFTRQADALSRGVDLLIATPGRLSDHVRQGTASLSDCNFIALDEADQMADMGFMPQVREILDLTPPRGQRLLFSATLDGDVNKLVKQYLADPVTHSVAPSTASVDTMDHHVLQVSHQDKQDIVTQIGAREGRTIMFVRTKHHVDRLTERLREQGVHAAALHGGKTQGQRNRVLADFKEGHTPVLVATDVAARGIHVDDISLVLHVDPAADHKDYLHRAGRTARAGASGVVVTLVTHDQKRTVRRMTDRAGVRAETTVVRPGDAELSRITGAQEPSGEPVIERRRESPRRGGGRGFGGGRERGERSYGENRDRGGYGSREGRPSFGGRGRQPRTGSGNGAGRPQRPSRPQRRGYDS
- a CDS encoding 8-amino-7-oxononanoate synthase → MNAIPQLPPENVFDWLDTEAEKRADAGLVRRLRARPAQADELDLAGNDYLGLARDKRVVGAAAAAAMRWGAGATGSRLVTGSTELHAELELELARFCGAQAALVFSSGFAANLGAVTALSGAESAIVTDKYIHASLIEGCRLSRADVAAVAHATPSAIQHALSTRRKPRALVVTDSVFSVDGDLAPLGELAEICRGAGAALLVDDAHGFGVLGEGGRGAVHAAGLSASPDVVTTVTLSKSLGAQGGAVIGPRRVIKHLVDTARSFIFDTALAPASVAAALTALNVLKADPSLPTKVTDNAGNIAMQLKAAGLRASLPDAAVISVQAPSAEAAVTWAESCADQGIRVGCFRPPSVPDGISRLRLTARADLTEADVDRAVKVITATAPRGAAA
- a CDS encoding GNAT family N-acetyltransferase, translating into MTTPHHATGPELTAAQLYAILRLRADVFVVEQECAYGDVDGRDLLPSTRHLWFTDPAGEVTAYLRVLADPDGVARIGRVVTAASARGHGLAASLMEAALAGASGEFVLDAQTYAQRLYARFGFIPEGDEFLDDGIPHITMRRPAKDPAAS
- a CDS encoding S1 family peptidase — its product is MPAKFRRPLLLAAGALLVTAVTVPIAVSTASAQDAPTPPSGAQPRIVGGDEATLSDHPYAVYLADQNGNQFCGAVIVSSTAVATAAHCAAALPSNNVRVVAGRQDKRTNDGVVLTVSREWVDPDFSDPTKGADVAVLSVRGQLPYRPAKIAAASDRAEYADGTQATVLGWGRVADGGDRSDYLRSAVVPLVSDSTCKTAYDTYDPSSMVCAGYPDGGIDACQGDSGGPLVVGDTLIGIVSFGDGCAKAGKPGVYTRVSTYADDIAAQSQARILG
- a CDS encoding M15 family metallopeptidase — protein: MRRRATAAAGTLITFLLVGCSPPAPAALSVAPEPPSPSATSRTSAPLPTTRTATSTPPVTWQVGARPLPRRPDGFGEILPTPPELVNRALPTRDFLPPPAGSAYSSKIVPVPADVLARSTWQAACPVKSTDLRYVTLSFWGFDGRAHTGELLVNRTGAQAVVTAFGRLFAERFPLEEMRVTSPEELDAPPTGDGNDTSAFVCRPVRGETNWSAHAYGLAVDVNPFCNPYTKGPLVLPELASAYLDRSRVRPGMVVAGGPVVRDFAAVGWSWGGAWTSPVDRMHFTATGH
- a CDS encoding mycothione reductase, translating into MPHYDLVVVGTGSGNSILDDRFTHLKTAIVEKGAFGGTCLNVGCIPTKMFVYTADVAATPSHSSRFGVDQELKGVRWPDVRDRIFDRIDPISVGGAEYRKSHADNDHVDVYAGEGRFTGMKELRVSYSDGRPDDVLTADRFVLAAGGRAAVPDIPGLAEVGFHTSESIMRLDVLPKRMTILGGGYIAAEFAHVFASFDVEVTVIVRSGAMLRNEDEDVSSRFTELAAKRFDVRLDSMVVNARRESTGIKLDLEGPAGTETLETDAILVAIGRLPNTDVLDVAATGVTTMASGHAIVDDYQETVVPGIYALGDISSPYELKHVANHEARVVQHNLLHPDDRIKADHRFVPHAVFTSPQIASVGLTEQDARARGVSYVVSKQDYAGIAYGWAMEDTTGFAKLLADPATGQLLGAHIIGPQASSVIQPLIQAMSFGLDARTMARGQYWIHPAMPELIENALLNLPLN